ATTCACCGGCGGTGATATTGCTGCGGGGATGGTTCCAACGCAATTCATCTCGGACCTTAGGCATGAACCGAAAGGCACCGATTGAAATCCAGATAATATCGTCGCCCCCCAAATGCTCAAAAATCAAGGCCACGGTCCGGCGATACTCGTCCTGCCAGCCCTGAAAATCAAACAGGGGGTCAAAATGGAGGCCGATGCGATAGCCACGCCGACGACAACGGGCGGCCGCCTGCAGACGTTCGGTCAGACTCGCCGCATGCCCCTCCTCCCGAGCACTGACGCTGGGCGCATTGAGACTCCAGGAAACAATGGTTTCCCCGATCTCACCCGGATAATCAAGCAGAGAGGCGATCGCCACACTTTTGGTTTTGAGTTCGAGGACGGCGTGCCGACAAGATCCGAAATAATCGAGCAGCCGGGGCGCGAGCCCGGTCAGGGGGTCCATGAAGAGGCTATCAGTAAATTCCCCGGTGCCGATACGATAGAAAACCCCGGGCCGCTCAAGCTCGCGATCGAGCTCGGCAAAGGCCTCCTCCAAATTGACAAACTGGGTGATGAAAGGATTATTGAGATAGCCCTGCAGGACACAATAGCTGCAGCCGATATTACAACCCAGGCCCAGATGCAGAATCTGGTAGAGACAACAACGGTAACTCTCGTCCGTCCCCGGGCAGGCCTTGAGAAAGCGACCGCGATGACGGGCCAGCAGCAAAGTACTCAACGGGCTGAAACGCCGACTTAAATGCTGCAGTTTTTCGGCATCGGGACGCTCGACGACAACCACCTCGGCCTGAGGAAGACGACCGCGAATAGCTTGAGTCAAGGGCAGGTCAAAGATCTCTTCTTCAATCAAAAGGGTTGTCGGTCGAAGCAGTGAGCGTGCGTATTTGGCTTCAGGGTCGACGACAGATTTCATTCACATTTTCCCCGGTCAGGACGGTCAGCTTCTGCAAGGCGTCCTGCCACTCCCGGACCCCGTTAAAGGTAAAACTCAGACGATAATCTCCCCCCTCGAAATCGGGAGGCGGCTCCAGCTGCAACCGGGCCGGCCAGGATAGCTTTTCAAGCCGCGCGGCAAAGTCACGGCGTGCCTGGGTCAGATTAGGATAAAGAGCACACTTGAGATAATCCCGCAGAACCTCGCCGTCGACCCTTTCCGTCTCCGGAACCTGAGCCACCTTGACGGCTGCCGCCAGCGGCTGCGTCGGAGCACAGCCATCACGCCGGGACAGATCATCGATGCGACCAACCACTTCCCGCAGTTTATTGCGCCGCAGACCACTGACCGCGACCAGTTCCAGCAAGGCCTGACAGGCCTCCGGCGACCATTCTCCCAACAGATCGACCGTCTCGCCGTCAACCGCGCCGGCCGCCGTCAGAGCACGTAAGCCTTCGGGAAAAGAGGCAATAATCCGGCAGCGTTTTATAAATCGCGGACGCCGGGGCAGAGCCAGGGCCGGCATAATCTCCCCCTCCAGCCGGGCCGCCGGGAAAAGCTTTTCCGCAGCAAGATAGATATCCGCCGTTTCAACCAGATTAAACTCCCGAATCGCTCGGTTATCCCACAAGGCCAGACGAAAAAGCTCCGCTTCGGCACAGTTATCGGCCATCGCCATGACCAGCACGGAAGTCGCCTCCGTTCGCTCGCGCAGGTATTCCAGGCGCCGCCGCCCGCAAACGATTCTGAAACCGTTTTTTCCTTCCATCAGCAAAGGAGGCTGCAGAACGCCGACTGCGGTTATCGACTCCGCCAGTACGGCCGGAACGGGGCCCCAGGAAAACGGAAAAGAGCGATCCGCGAAATCAATCTCAGCCAAGCTAATCACGCCATGCGATTTTTTCATAAACCAATCTTCCGACTGTAACACTGGCCGTTTTCAATCACGGTATCCACCAGCCAGTTATCGCTGTCCAGCTCAGGATAATCAATATTGCAGTGCAGACCGCGGCTCTCTTTGCGATACAGGGCCGAAGTAATAATTAGATCGGCAACCACGGCAATATTGCGCAGTTCCAGTAGATCCACGGACAGGGCCTGATCCCAATAAAATTCATGCAGCTCATGAGCGAGAAAATCAATGCGCCGCTTGGCGCGCAGCAGGCGTTTATGAGAACGTACAATCCCGACATAATTCCACATGAAACGGCGAATCTCATCCCAGTTCTGGGTGATGACAACCTTTTCGTCGGGATCGTCTTTATGCGTGTAACGCCAAACCGGAAACGTCGGCAGACTGCCGCGGGCGCGTCGCGCCACCTGTACGTCGGCCGCAGCCCGGGAACTGAAAACCACTGCCTCGAGCAGAGAATTGCTGGCCAGCCGATTGGCCCCGTGCAGACCGGTGCAGGCAACCTCGCCGGAGGCATAAAGTCCGGGCAACGAACTGCGGCCATATTCGTCAACCTGAACCCCTCCACAGAGATAATGCGCCGCCGGAACCACCGGAATGGGCTCCTGAGTGATATCCAGACCTAGTTTCAAACAGGTCGAATAGATCAGGGGAAAACGTTCACGAACAAAAGAAGCCGGTTTAAAACTGATATCCAGAAAAACACAGTCATCCCCCCCCTTCTTCATTTCATAGTCGATGGCCCGGGCGACAACATCCCGGGGCGCGAGCTCCCCGCGTTCGTCATGGCGGACCATGAAAGGCGTACCATCCTTGAGTTTGAGAATCGCGCCTTCCCCGCGAACGGCTTCGGAAATCAGGAAATTCTTGACCTGGGGATGATAGAGACAGGTGGGATGAAACTGAAAAAACTCCATATTGGCGATGCGGACTCCGGCCCGTTGCGCCATGGCCACGCCGT
This window of the Pseudomonadota bacterium genome carries:
- a CDS encoding DNA photolyase, with amino-acid sequence MKSVVDPEAKYARSLLRPTTLLIEEEIFDLPLTQAIRGRLPQAEVVVVERPDAEKLQHLSRRFSPLSTLLLARHRGRFLKACPGTDESYRCCLYQILHLGLGCNIGCSYCVLQGYLNNPFITQFVNLEEAFAELDRELERPGVFYRIGTGEFTDSLFMDPLTGLAPRLLDYFGSCRHAVLELKTKSVAIASLLDYPGEIGETIVSWSLNAPSVSAREEGHAASLTERLQAAARCRRRGYRIGLHFDPLFDFQGWQDEYRRTVALIFEHLGGDDIIWISIGAFRFMPKVRDELRWNHPRSNITAGEFIRGRDGKQRYFSAIRRRLYRFLVDEIKSYAPEVFIYFCMEDQYLWQDTFGYAPADNQELSHWLDRCCVRYREPAAGAS
- a CDS encoding L-aspartate oxidase, producing the protein MTTNHESDFLVLGSGIAGLFFALQVADLGRVHIITKKKISDTNTNLAQGGIATVLDNSDSFADHLEDTMRAGAGLGHREIVDLVVRQGPVCLRRLIDMGVSFSRDAASATGYDLAREGGHSCRRILHVADWTGREIEEVLIARCREHRNIVIWEDMAAIDLLTAHKWLGASHRDDYCWGTYALERKSGRVHTFVAGATLLASGGAGKVYLYTTNPDIATGDGVAMAQRAGVRIANMEFFQFHPTCLYHPQVKNFLISEAVRGEGAILKLKDGTPFMVRHDERGELAPRDVVARAIDYEMKKGGDDCVFLDISFKPASFVRERFPLIYSTCLKLGLDITQEPIPVVPAAHYLCGGVQVDEYGRSSLPGLYASGEVACTGLHGANRLASNSLLEAVVFSSRAAADVQVARRARGSLPTFPVWRYTHKDDPDEKVVITQNWDEIRRFMWNYVGIVRSHKRLLRAKRRIDFLAHELHEFYWDQALSVDLLELRNIAVVADLIITSALYRKESRGLHCNIDYPELDSDNWLVDTVIENGQCYSRKIGL